Part of the Candidatus Abyssobacteria bacterium SURF_5 genome is shown below.
AATATGGGGACAGAGACCATATTTTCACCGTTAATATATGAGTTCTCGTAAATATTTACCAACTTCTTGTTAATCATGAGGCATCTTAATATAATAACAATAAAAATATGGTCTCTGTCCCCATATTTTCTCGTTTATGCGTCGAGCAGCCAGCAAAGCTTTTCGGCGCCGACGCCGACCTCGGCCAGTAACGCCGCTATCTCTTCGTGCCCATCCAATTGAGCTACCAGCACCTTATCGAACCTGAGATTTCGCAGGACAATCCGCGGGACAACCGGATGCTCCTGGAAACGCGGAGCTTCGAAATCGTCGTCCACAACTGCAACTATATTGATATCAAACTCTTCCATTAGCAGCAGGCACAGTTCCGCCAGCTCTCCCGTCCCGTAAACAACGACATTTCGCTCGCCCGACTGCTCCAAGTGCTTGAGTTTATTCTTGATATCGTCGGTCGCGCTCTTGAAGTACTTGTAGGAGATAAGCGCAAATTCATAGGTGAGCCTCGTCTTTTCCGCGACCCCGCGCGGAGTGATCAGATACTTGAGGCGGCGCGGCTTGATGCCGCCGATCTTGATGTAGCCTTTTCGGGCGAGGCGTCTCATATACAGGTTGACCAGACCCGCGGCCATCCCCAATTTATTGCTCAAATGTCGCTGGTTGATATGCTCACTTTTTGAAAGTTCATGCAGCAGTTCCAGCTCTTTTATCGATTTTTGGTCCATATTTCAAGGCGATTTTACGAGTTCAATTTTTAAACCAAATGATAGCATTAAAATGCGGAGAAGTCAAGAAGGAGGGGACGGAGGAGATGGAGCCTATTTCTCAACAAACATCTCGCAGTTCTCGGGAGGTACAGGATCAATCCCGTGGCGGAAGAGGACGCGGAGCGGATAGACACAACAGTTTCTTCAAAGGTA
Proteins encoded:
- a CDS encoding winged helix-turn-helix transcriptional regulator, which produces MDQKSIKELELLHELSKSEHINQRHLSNKLGMAAGLVNLYMRRLARKGYIKIGGIKPRRLKYLITPRGVAEKTRLTYEFALISYKYFKSATDDIKNKLKHLEQSGERNVVVYGTGELAELCLLLMEEFDINIVAVVDDDFEAPRFQEHPVVPRIVLRNLRFDKVLVAQLDGHEEIAALLAEVGVGAEKLCWLLDA